A genomic region of Trifolium pratense cultivar HEN17-A07 linkage group LG3, ARS_RC_1.1, whole genome shotgun sequence contains the following coding sequences:
- the LOC123913416 gene encoding plasma membrane ATPase-like isoform X3, which produces MTSINEEQLKNENVNLERIPLNEVFEHLKCSREGLTSDEGANRLQSFGPNKLEEIKDSKFLKFLGFMWNPLSWVMEVAAIMAIALANGGGKPPDWQDFVGVVVLLVANSTISFVEENNAGNAAAALMAGLAPKTKVLRDGKWSEEDAAILVPGDIISIKLGDIIPADARLLEGDPLSVDQSALTGESLPVTKCATQEVFSGSTVKKGEIEAVVYATGVHTFFGKAAHLVDSTNQVGHFQKVLTAIGNFCICSIAIGIVIELVVMYPIQHRKYRDGIDNLLVLLIGGIPIAMPTVLSVTMAIGSHRLSQQGAITKRMTAIEEMAGMDVLCSDKTGTLTLNKLSVDKNLVEVFARGIDKDHVILLAARASRIENQDAIDAAIVGMLSDPKEARADIKEVHFLPFNPVEKRTALTYVDSDGNWHRASKGAPEQILNLCNCRENVRRKANEVIDRFAERGLRSLGVAYQEVPEKSKDSLGAPWQLIGLLPLFDPPRHDSAETIRRALSLGVNVKMITGDQLAIGKETGRRLGMGTNMYPSSALLGEGSSISEVPIDELIEKADGFAGVFPEHKYEIVRRLQERKHICGMTGDGVNDAPALKRADIGIAVADATDAARSAADIVLTEPGLSVIISAVLTSRAIFQRMKNYTIYAVSITIRIVFGFMFIALIWKFDFAPFMVLIIAILNDGTIMTISKDRVKPSPLPDSWKLKEIFVTGIVLGSYMALMTVIFFWAANDTDFFSDKFGVRSLRNNPTEMMAALYLQVSIISQALIFVTRSRNWSFFERPGLLLLGAFFIAQIIATLIAVYAHWEFARIKGIGWGWAGVIWLYSLVTYIPLDLLKVAIRYILSGKAWDNLLENKTAFTTKKDYGREEREAKWASVQRSLHGLQASTSNNIVNENRSYRELSEIAEQAMRRAEVARLLEKNTLKGRVESVVRLKGLDIDTSKNNYTI; this is translated from the exons GAACGAATTCCATTGAATGAAGTGTTTGAACACCTGAAATGTTCAAGGGAGGGTCTCACTTCCGATGAAGGAGCCAACAGGCTCCAATCATTTGGACCCAACAAGCTTGAAGAGATTAAGGATAgcaaatttttgaaatttttgggtTTTATGTGGAACCCTTTGTCATGGGTTATGGAAGTTGCTGCCATCATGGCGATTGCTCTGGCGAATGGTGGAGGAAAGCCTCCGGACTGGCAAGATTTTGTTGGAGTCGTTGTTCTCTTGGTGGCCAACTCGACAATCAGTTTCGTAGAAGAGAACAATGCTGGCAATGCTGCGGCCGCTCTTATGGCTGGATTAGCTCCAAAGACAAAG gtgcTAAGAGACGGCAAATGGAGTGAGGAAGATGCTGCAATTTTAGTACCAGGAGACATAATTAGTATCAAGTTAGGAGACATTATTCCTGCCGATGCACGACTTCTAGAGGGCGATCCATTAAGCGTTGATCAATCTGCTTTAACAGGAGAGTCACTTCCTGTGACAAAGTGTGCAACTCAAGAAGTGTTTTCAGGATCAACCGTTAAGAAGGGTGAGATTGAAGCAGTTGTGTATGCTACTGGTGTGCACACATTTTTCGGCAAAGCAGCTCATTTGGTGGATAGTACAAACCAAGTTGGACATTTTCAGAAAGTGCTAACAGCTATTGGTAACTTCTGCATTTGTTCAATTGCTATTGGAATAGTCATTGAGCTTGTTGTGATGTATCCGATTCAACACCGCAAGTATAGAGATGGAATTGACAATCTCTTGGTTTTATTGATTGGTGGAATTCCAATTGCAATGCCAACTGTTTTGTCTGTTACTATGGCTATCGGTTCTCATAGGCTTTCGCAGCAAGGCGCAATCACAAAAAGAATGACTGCTATTGAAGAAATGGCCGGAATGGATGTTCTTTGCAGTGATAAAACTGGAACTCTCACTCTGAATAAGCTTAGTGTTGACAAAAACTTGGTTGAGGTTTTTGCTAGAGGTATTGATAAGGACCATGTGATACTTCTAGCTGCAAGAGCTTCTAGGATAGAAAATCAGGATGCTATTGATGCTGCAATTGTTGGAATGCTTTCTGATCCAAAAGAG GCTAGAGCTGATATCAAGGAGGTGCACTTTCTTCCGTTCAATCCAGTCGAAAAGAGGACTGCTCTTACCTATGTTGATTCTGATGGAAATTGGCATAGAGCTAGCAAAGGAGCCCCTGAACAG ATATTGAATCTCTGCAACTGCAGAGAGAATGTAAGGAGAAAGGCTAATGAAGTGATTGATAGGTTTGCTGAGCGTGGACTTAGATCCTTAGGCGTTGCTTATCAA GAAGTACCCGAAAAATCTAAAGACAGTCTTGGGGCTCCATGGCAATTAATTGGATTATTGCCCTTATTCGATCCCCCAAGGCACGACAGTGCTGAAACCATTAGAAGAGCACTCAGCCTTGGAGTAAATGTAAAAATGATCACTG GGGACCAACTTGCCATCGGAAAGGAAACAGGCAGAAGGCTTGGAATGGGAACGAACATGTATCCATCATCTGCGTTGCTTGGAGAAGGTTCTTCTATTTCAGAAGTTCCTATTGATGAGTTGATCGAGAAAGCTGATGGATTTGCAGGAGTATTTCCCG AGCACAAATACGAAATAGTAAGAAGGCTTCAAGAGAGGAAACACATATGTGGCATGACAGGTGATGGAGTGAACGACGCACCAGCGTTGAAGAGAGCTGATATCGGAATTGCTGTTGCTGATGCTACAGATGCTGCTAGAAGTGCTGCTGATATTGTTCTCACTGAACCTGGTTTGAGTGTAATTATCAGTGCTGTGCTCACCAGCAGGGCCATTTTCCAAAGAATGAAAAACTATACT ATTTATGCTGTGTCCATCACAATCCGAATTGTG TTTGGTTTCatgttcattgctttgatcTGGAAATTTGATTTTGCACCCTTCATGGTTCTGATAATTGCAATACTGAATGATG GTACCATAATGACAATATCTAAGGATAGAGTGAAACCATCTCCACTACCAGACAGTTGGAAACTGAAGGAGATATTCGTTACTGGTATTGTGCTTGGCAGTTACATGGCACTGATGACAGTCATATTTTTCTGGGCGGCTAATGATACCGACTTTTTCTCG GACAAGTTTGGTGTGAGATCTCTGAGAAATAATCCTACTGAAATGATGGCAGCTTTGTACTTACAAGTCAGTATCATAAGCCAAGCATTAATTTTTGTGACTAGGTCTCGCAATTGGTCTTTCTTCGAAAGACCTGGCCTTTTACTACTCGGTGCTTTTTTCATTGCTCAAATA ATTGCAACACTTATAGCAGTGTATGCTCATTGGGAATTTGCCAGAATTAAGGGGATTGGATGGGGTTGGGCTGGTGTTATCTGGCTGTACAGTTTGGTAACTTATATCCCTCTTGATTTGCTCAAAGTTGCAATCCGCTATATTCTAAGCGGAAAGGCGTGGGATAATCTTTTGGAAAACAag ACCGCGTTTACTACGAAGAAAGATTATGGCAGAGAAGAGAGGGAAGCGAAATGGGCGTCAGTGCAGAGATCACTTCATGGTCTTCAGGCTTCTACCTCGAACAACATTGTCAATGAAAACAGGAGTTACCGCGAACTTTCAGAAATAGCCGAACAAGCCATGAGACGTGCAGAAGTTGCACG GCTGTTGGAGAAGAACACCCTGAAAGGGCGTGTTGAGTCGGTCGTCAGGCTTAAAGGTTTGGACATTGACACCTCCAAGAATAATTATACAATTTAA
- the LOC123913416 gene encoding plasma membrane ATPase-like isoform X1 produces the protein MASSTSSLGIACGGNNRFAAGVGIKKSVSVSFVSIGDWNRSTVRKGRIAAVMTGRGEENRMIVEQGKNRGGGTRDAVEAQEKLDRWMKESVVDIERIPLNEVFEHLKCSREGLTSDEGANRLQSFGPNKLEEIKDSKFLKFLGFMWNPLSWVMEVAAIMAIALANGGGKPPDWQDFVGVVVLLVANSTISFVEENNAGNAAAALMAGLAPKTKVLRDGKWSEEDAAILVPGDIISIKLGDIIPADARLLEGDPLSVDQSALTGESLPVTKCATQEVFSGSTVKKGEIEAVVYATGVHTFFGKAAHLVDSTNQVGHFQKVLTAIGNFCICSIAIGIVIELVVMYPIQHRKYRDGIDNLLVLLIGGIPIAMPTVLSVTMAIGSHRLSQQGAITKRMTAIEEMAGMDVLCSDKTGTLTLNKLSVDKNLVEVFARGIDKDHVILLAARASRIENQDAIDAAIVGMLSDPKEARADIKEVHFLPFNPVEKRTALTYVDSDGNWHRASKGAPEQILNLCNCRENVRRKANEVIDRFAERGLRSLGVAYQEVPEKSKDSLGAPWQLIGLLPLFDPPRHDSAETIRRALSLGVNVKMITGDQLAIGKETGRRLGMGTNMYPSSALLGEGSSISEVPIDELIEKADGFAGVFPEHKYEIVRRLQERKHICGMTGDGVNDAPALKRADIGIAVADATDAARSAADIVLTEPGLSVIISAVLTSRAIFQRMKNYTIYAVSITIRIVFGFMFIALIWKFDFAPFMVLIIAILNDGTIMTISKDRVKPSPLPDSWKLKEIFVTGIVLGSYMALMTVIFFWAANDTDFFSDKFGVRSLRNNPTEMMAALYLQVSIISQALIFVTRSRNWSFFERPGLLLLGAFFIAQIIATLIAVYAHWEFARIKGIGWGWAGVIWLYSLVTYIPLDLLKVAIRYILSGKAWDNLLENKTAFTTKKDYGREEREAKWASVQRSLHGLQASTSNNIVNENRSYRELSEIAEQAMRRAEVARLLEKNTLKGRVESVVRLKGLDIDTSKNNYTI, from the exons GAACGAATTCCATTGAATGAAGTGTTTGAACACCTGAAATGTTCAAGGGAGGGTCTCACTTCCGATGAAGGAGCCAACAGGCTCCAATCATTTGGACCCAACAAGCTTGAAGAGATTAAGGATAgcaaatttttgaaatttttgggtTTTATGTGGAACCCTTTGTCATGGGTTATGGAAGTTGCTGCCATCATGGCGATTGCTCTGGCGAATGGTGGAGGAAAGCCTCCGGACTGGCAAGATTTTGTTGGAGTCGTTGTTCTCTTGGTGGCCAACTCGACAATCAGTTTCGTAGAAGAGAACAATGCTGGCAATGCTGCGGCCGCTCTTATGGCTGGATTAGCTCCAAAGACAAAG gtgcTAAGAGACGGCAAATGGAGTGAGGAAGATGCTGCAATTTTAGTACCAGGAGACATAATTAGTATCAAGTTAGGAGACATTATTCCTGCCGATGCACGACTTCTAGAGGGCGATCCATTAAGCGTTGATCAATCTGCTTTAACAGGAGAGTCACTTCCTGTGACAAAGTGTGCAACTCAAGAAGTGTTTTCAGGATCAACCGTTAAGAAGGGTGAGATTGAAGCAGTTGTGTATGCTACTGGTGTGCACACATTTTTCGGCAAAGCAGCTCATTTGGTGGATAGTACAAACCAAGTTGGACATTTTCAGAAAGTGCTAACAGCTATTGGTAACTTCTGCATTTGTTCAATTGCTATTGGAATAGTCATTGAGCTTGTTGTGATGTATCCGATTCAACACCGCAAGTATAGAGATGGAATTGACAATCTCTTGGTTTTATTGATTGGTGGAATTCCAATTGCAATGCCAACTGTTTTGTCTGTTACTATGGCTATCGGTTCTCATAGGCTTTCGCAGCAAGGCGCAATCACAAAAAGAATGACTGCTATTGAAGAAATGGCCGGAATGGATGTTCTTTGCAGTGATAAAACTGGAACTCTCACTCTGAATAAGCTTAGTGTTGACAAAAACTTGGTTGAGGTTTTTGCTAGAGGTATTGATAAGGACCATGTGATACTTCTAGCTGCAAGAGCTTCTAGGATAGAAAATCAGGATGCTATTGATGCTGCAATTGTTGGAATGCTTTCTGATCCAAAAGAG GCTAGAGCTGATATCAAGGAGGTGCACTTTCTTCCGTTCAATCCAGTCGAAAAGAGGACTGCTCTTACCTATGTTGATTCTGATGGAAATTGGCATAGAGCTAGCAAAGGAGCCCCTGAACAG ATATTGAATCTCTGCAACTGCAGAGAGAATGTAAGGAGAAAGGCTAATGAAGTGATTGATAGGTTTGCTGAGCGTGGACTTAGATCCTTAGGCGTTGCTTATCAA GAAGTACCCGAAAAATCTAAAGACAGTCTTGGGGCTCCATGGCAATTAATTGGATTATTGCCCTTATTCGATCCCCCAAGGCACGACAGTGCTGAAACCATTAGAAGAGCACTCAGCCTTGGAGTAAATGTAAAAATGATCACTG GGGACCAACTTGCCATCGGAAAGGAAACAGGCAGAAGGCTTGGAATGGGAACGAACATGTATCCATCATCTGCGTTGCTTGGAGAAGGTTCTTCTATTTCAGAAGTTCCTATTGATGAGTTGATCGAGAAAGCTGATGGATTTGCAGGAGTATTTCCCG AGCACAAATACGAAATAGTAAGAAGGCTTCAAGAGAGGAAACACATATGTGGCATGACAGGTGATGGAGTGAACGACGCACCAGCGTTGAAGAGAGCTGATATCGGAATTGCTGTTGCTGATGCTACAGATGCTGCTAGAAGTGCTGCTGATATTGTTCTCACTGAACCTGGTTTGAGTGTAATTATCAGTGCTGTGCTCACCAGCAGGGCCATTTTCCAAAGAATGAAAAACTATACT ATTTATGCTGTGTCCATCACAATCCGAATTGTG TTTGGTTTCatgttcattgctttgatcTGGAAATTTGATTTTGCACCCTTCATGGTTCTGATAATTGCAATACTGAATGATG GTACCATAATGACAATATCTAAGGATAGAGTGAAACCATCTCCACTACCAGACAGTTGGAAACTGAAGGAGATATTCGTTACTGGTATTGTGCTTGGCAGTTACATGGCACTGATGACAGTCATATTTTTCTGGGCGGCTAATGATACCGACTTTTTCTCG GACAAGTTTGGTGTGAGATCTCTGAGAAATAATCCTACTGAAATGATGGCAGCTTTGTACTTACAAGTCAGTATCATAAGCCAAGCATTAATTTTTGTGACTAGGTCTCGCAATTGGTCTTTCTTCGAAAGACCTGGCCTTTTACTACTCGGTGCTTTTTTCATTGCTCAAATA ATTGCAACACTTATAGCAGTGTATGCTCATTGGGAATTTGCCAGAATTAAGGGGATTGGATGGGGTTGGGCTGGTGTTATCTGGCTGTACAGTTTGGTAACTTATATCCCTCTTGATTTGCTCAAAGTTGCAATCCGCTATATTCTAAGCGGAAAGGCGTGGGATAATCTTTTGGAAAACAag ACCGCGTTTACTACGAAGAAAGATTATGGCAGAGAAGAGAGGGAAGCGAAATGGGCGTCAGTGCAGAGATCACTTCATGGTCTTCAGGCTTCTACCTCGAACAACATTGTCAATGAAAACAGGAGTTACCGCGAACTTTCAGAAATAGCCGAACAAGCCATGAGACGTGCAGAAGTTGCACG GCTGTTGGAGAAGAACACCCTGAAAGGGCGTGTTGAGTCGGTCGTCAGGCTTAAAGGTTTGGACATTGACACCTCCAAGAATAATTATACAATTTAA
- the LOC123913416 gene encoding plasma membrane ATPase-like isoform X2, with protein sequence MTSINEEQLKNENVNLERIPLNEVFEHLKCSREGLTSDEGANRLQSFGPNKLEEIKDSKFLKFLGFMWNPLSWVMEVAAIMAIALANGGGKPPDWQDFVGVVVLLVANSTISFVEENNAGNAAAALMAGLAPKTKVLRDGKWSEEDAAILVPGDIISIKLGDIIPADARLLEGDPLSVDQSALTGESLPVTKCATQEVFSGSTVKKGEIEAVVYATGVHTFFGKAAHLVDSTNQVGHFQKVLTAIGNFCICSIAIGIVIELVVMYPIQHRKYRDGIDNLLVLLIGGIPIAMPTVLSVTMAIGSHRLSQQGAITKRMTAIEEMAGMDVLCSDKTGTLTLNKLSVDKNLVEVFARGIDKDHVILLAARASRIENQDAIDAAIVGMLSDPKEARADIKEVHFLPFNPVEKRTALTYVDSDGNWHRASKGAPEQILNLCNCRENVRRKANEVIDRFAERGLRSLGVAYQVIPEKSKDSLGAPWQLIGLLPLFDPPRHDSAETIRRALSLGVNVKMITGDQLAIGKETGRRLGMGTNMYPSSALLGEGSSISEVPIDELIEKADGFAGVFPGMSMLTLIFVTKVSHFPSLIFNHFSLYDMVEHKYEIVRRLQERKHICGMTGDGVNDAPALKRADIGIAVADATDAARSAADIVLTEPGLSVIISAVLTSRAIFQRMKNYTIYAVSITIRIVFGFMFIALIWKFDFAPFMVLIIAILNDGTIMTISKDRVKPSPLPDSWKLKEIFVTGIVLGSYMALMTVIFFWAANDTDFFSDKFGVRSLRNNPTEMMAALYLQVSIISQALIFVTRSRNWSFFERPGLLLLGAFFIAQIIATLIAVYAHWEFARIKGIGWGWAGVIWLYSLVTYIPLDLLKVAIRYILSGKAWDNLLENKTAFTTKKDYGREEREAKWASVQRSLHGLQASTSNNIVNENRSYRELSEIAEQAMRRAEVARLLEKNTLKGRVESVVRLKGLDIDTSKNNYTI encoded by the exons GAACGAATTCCATTGAATGAAGTGTTTGAACACCTGAAATGTTCAAGGGAGGGTCTCACTTCCGATGAAGGAGCCAACAGGCTCCAATCATTTGGACCCAACAAGCTTGAAGAGATTAAGGATAgcaaatttttgaaatttttgggtTTTATGTGGAACCCTTTGTCATGGGTTATGGAAGTTGCTGCCATCATGGCGATTGCTCTGGCGAATGGTGGAGGAAAGCCTCCGGACTGGCAAGATTTTGTTGGAGTCGTTGTTCTCTTGGTGGCCAACTCGACAATCAGTTTCGTAGAAGAGAACAATGCTGGCAATGCTGCGGCCGCTCTTATGGCTGGATTAGCTCCAAAGACAAAG gtgcTAAGAGACGGCAAATGGAGTGAGGAAGATGCTGCAATTTTAGTACCAGGAGACATAATTAGTATCAAGTTAGGAGACATTATTCCTGCCGATGCACGACTTCTAGAGGGCGATCCATTAAGCGTTGATCAATCTGCTTTAACAGGAGAGTCACTTCCTGTGACAAAGTGTGCAACTCAAGAAGTGTTTTCAGGATCAACCGTTAAGAAGGGTGAGATTGAAGCAGTTGTGTATGCTACTGGTGTGCACACATTTTTCGGCAAAGCAGCTCATTTGGTGGATAGTACAAACCAAGTTGGACATTTTCAGAAAGTGCTAACAGCTATTGGTAACTTCTGCATTTGTTCAATTGCTATTGGAATAGTCATTGAGCTTGTTGTGATGTATCCGATTCAACACCGCAAGTATAGAGATGGAATTGACAATCTCTTGGTTTTATTGATTGGTGGAATTCCAATTGCAATGCCAACTGTTTTGTCTGTTACTATGGCTATCGGTTCTCATAGGCTTTCGCAGCAAGGCGCAATCACAAAAAGAATGACTGCTATTGAAGAAATGGCCGGAATGGATGTTCTTTGCAGTGATAAAACTGGAACTCTCACTCTGAATAAGCTTAGTGTTGACAAAAACTTGGTTGAGGTTTTTGCTAGAGGTATTGATAAGGACCATGTGATACTTCTAGCTGCAAGAGCTTCTAGGATAGAAAATCAGGATGCTATTGATGCTGCAATTGTTGGAATGCTTTCTGATCCAAAAGAG GCTAGAGCTGATATCAAGGAGGTGCACTTTCTTCCGTTCAATCCAGTCGAAAAGAGGACTGCTCTTACCTATGTTGATTCTGATGGAAATTGGCATAGAGCTAGCAAAGGAGCCCCTGAACAG ATATTGAATCTCTGCAACTGCAGAGAGAATGTAAGGAGAAAGGCTAATGAAGTGATTGATAGGTTTGCTGAGCGTGGACTTAGATCCTTAGGCGTTGCTTATCAAGTAA TACCCGAAAAATCTAAAGACAGTCTTGGGGCTCCATGGCAATTAATTGGATTATTGCCCTTATTCGATCCCCCAAGGCACGACAGTGCTGAAACCATTAGAAGAGCACTCAGCCTTGGAGTAAATGTAAAAATGATCACTG GGGACCAACTTGCCATCGGAAAGGAAACAGGCAGAAGGCTTGGAATGGGAACGAACATGTATCCATCATCTGCGTTGCTTGGAGAAGGTTCTTCTATTTCAGAAGTTCCTATTGATGAGTTGATCGAGAAAGCTGATGGATTTGCAGGAGTATTTCCCGGTATGTCCATGTTAACATTGATTTTTG TAACTAAGGTTTCACATTTCCCATCACttatatttaatcatttttctTTATATGATATGGTAGAGCACAAATACGAAATAGTAAGAAGGCTTCAAGAGAGGAAACACATATGTGGCATGACAGGTGATGGAGTGAACGACGCACCAGCGTTGAAGAGAGCTGATATCGGAATTGCTGTTGCTGATGCTACAGATGCTGCTAGAAGTGCTGCTGATATTGTTCTCACTGAACCTGGTTTGAGTGTAATTATCAGTGCTGTGCTCACCAGCAGGGCCATTTTCCAAAGAATGAAAAACTATACT ATTTATGCTGTGTCCATCACAATCCGAATTGTG TTTGGTTTCatgttcattgctttgatcTGGAAATTTGATTTTGCACCCTTCATGGTTCTGATAATTGCAATACTGAATGATG GTACCATAATGACAATATCTAAGGATAGAGTGAAACCATCTCCACTACCAGACAGTTGGAAACTGAAGGAGATATTCGTTACTGGTATTGTGCTTGGCAGTTACATGGCACTGATGACAGTCATATTTTTCTGGGCGGCTAATGATACCGACTTTTTCTCG GACAAGTTTGGTGTGAGATCTCTGAGAAATAATCCTACTGAAATGATGGCAGCTTTGTACTTACAAGTCAGTATCATAAGCCAAGCATTAATTTTTGTGACTAGGTCTCGCAATTGGTCTTTCTTCGAAAGACCTGGCCTTTTACTACTCGGTGCTTTTTTCATTGCTCAAATA ATTGCAACACTTATAGCAGTGTATGCTCATTGGGAATTTGCCAGAATTAAGGGGATTGGATGGGGTTGGGCTGGTGTTATCTGGCTGTACAGTTTGGTAACTTATATCCCTCTTGATTTGCTCAAAGTTGCAATCCGCTATATTCTAAGCGGAAAGGCGTGGGATAATCTTTTGGAAAACAag ACCGCGTTTACTACGAAGAAAGATTATGGCAGAGAAGAGAGGGAAGCGAAATGGGCGTCAGTGCAGAGATCACTTCATGGTCTTCAGGCTTCTACCTCGAACAACATTGTCAATGAAAACAGGAGTTACCGCGAACTTTCAGAAATAGCCGAACAAGCCATGAGACGTGCAGAAGTTGCACG GCTGTTGGAGAAGAACACCCTGAAAGGGCGTGTTGAGTCGGTCGTCAGGCTTAAAGGTTTGGACATTGACACCTCCAAGAATAATTATACAATTTAA